One window of the Torulaspora delbrueckii CBS 1146 chromosome 6, complete genome genome contains the following:
- the RFC2 gene encoding replication factor C subunit 2 (similar to Saccharomyces cerevisiae RFC2 (YJR068W); ancestral locus Anc_1.517) — MFEGFGSNKRRKVAPEGESESSKPWVEKYRPKKLDEVAAQDHAVNVLKKTLGSSNLPHMLFYGPPGTGKTSTILALTKELFGPELTKTRVLELNASDERGISIVREKVKNFARLTVSKPSAKDRENHPCPPYKIIILDEADSMTADAQSALRRTMETYSSVTRFCLICNYVTRIIDPLASRCSKFRFKSLDAANALDRLKYIAKEESVDYEEGVLDDILKISSGDMRRAITLLQSAHKRKGLEGSKKITPQEIEEISGLVPNSTIHELAAKIAESNIDEIAEYVNTFMKSGWSVAAVTEQLHNYYLVSDDYGTDFKNKVSWILFNTDSKLTNGTNEHIQLLNLVIQICEIQKNS; from the coding sequence ATGTTTGAAGGATTTGGTTCGAATAAGAGGCGTAAGGTAGCTCCTGAAGGTGAGAGTGAGAGTTCCAAACCATGGGTTGAGAAGTATAGACCAAAGAAGCTGGATGAAGTCGCGGCTCAGGACCATGCAGTAAatgtgttgaagaagaccCTTGGCTCGAGCAATTTACCACACATGTTGTTCTATGGACCTCCAGGGACAGGTAAGACTTCCACGATATTGGCTTTAACTAAGGAATTATTTGGTCCGGAATTGACGAAGACAAGAGTGTTAGAGTTGAACGCCTCAGATGAGCGAGGTATATCAATTGTTCGtgaaaaagtgaagaattttgcaagacTGACAGTTTCCAAACCATCAGCTAAAGATCGTGAGAATCACCCATGTCCGCCATATAAGATCATTATACTGGATGAAGCAGATTCCATGACTGCCGATGCTCAAAGTGCTCTTCGTCGAACGATGGAAACATACTCATCGGTAACCAGgttttgtttgatttgtAATTACGTCACCAGAATCATCGATCCTCTAGCCTCGAGATGCTCGAAATTTAGATTTAAATCTCTGGATGCTGCGAACGCTCTCGATCGATTGAAGTATATCGCAAAAGAAGAGTCCGTCGATTACGAAGAAGGTGTGTTAGATGATATactgaagatttcaagcGGCGATATGAGAAGAGCAATCACACTATTACAATCAGCGCACAAGCGAAAAGGCTTGGAAGGATCTAAAAAGATTACTCcacaagaaattgaagaaatttctgGGTTAGTTCCGAACTCTACGATACATGAATTAGCAGCGAAGATAGCGGAAAGCAATATCGACGAAATTGCAGAGTATGTCAATACTTTTATGAAAAGCGGGTGGTCTGTCGCTGCCGTGACAGAGCAACTACATAATTATTACTTGGTCAGCGATGATTATGGCACAGACTTCAAGaataaagtttcttggattcttttcaataCGGATTCGAAGTTGACGAATGGTACAAACGAACATATTCAACTTCTTAATTTGGTTATCCAAATATGCGAGATCCAAAAGAATTCCTAA
- the YAE1 gene encoding Yae1p (similar to Saccharomyces cerevisiae YAE1 (YJR067C); ancestral locus Anc_1.516): MSSDNVLEDVWGSDNDSPHETISYDLNKLRDNHNKRGYLDGITHSREANLQSGFDEGFPAGAKLGMEVGKLVGLLQGLANKYGDQDKSLLEDFNTIQEDLRINKVLTKTHFDANLNLQGEHSLIVKWNAIVKTYSEKYSIHTGL, from the coding sequence ATGTCGTCTGATAATGTGCTAGAGGATGTTTGGGGGTCAGATAATGATTCTCCTCATGAAACCATATCTTATGATCTGAATAAGCTGAGAGATAATCACAATAAGAGAGGCTATTTGGACGGAATTACTCACTCAAGGGAAGCCAACTTGCAAAGTGGATTCGATGAGGGATTTCCCGCGGGAGCTAAGCTAGGAATGGAGGTAGGAAAATTGGTCGGTTTGCTACAGGGGCTTGCTAACAAATACGGCGATCAGGATAAATCGTTACTCGAAGACTTCAATACCATACAAGAAGATCTCCGAATTAATAAGGTGCTCACGAAAACTCATTTCGATGCCAACTTGAATCTGCAAGGAGAGCATTCACTAATTGTAAAATGGAATGCTATAGTCAAGACGTATAGTGAAAAGTATTCAATTCATACAGGTTTATAG